From one Leifsonia soli genomic stretch:
- a CDS encoding DUF3043 domain-containing protein has product MAKRQNAASEAETPAAETPEETAARLKQGKGAPTPSRRQQEAARKRPLVPTDRKEAARVARQKQAEAREKARIGMAAGDDRYLTARDRGPQRRYVRDYVDARFSIGEFLIPVMLIVIILTFLPWPEMQVYGLFALWGFFLIAVIDCIALGFLVRRRIGAKFGATKVERGLRWYAAMRALQLRVMRLPKPQVKRGQFPS; this is encoded by the coding sequence TTGGCGAAACGACAGAATGCGGCGAGCGAGGCGGAGACGCCCGCCGCCGAGACCCCCGAAGAGACGGCTGCCCGGCTGAAGCAGGGCAAGGGCGCACCGACGCCCTCCCGCCGCCAGCAGGAGGCCGCCCGCAAGCGCCCGCTGGTGCCGACGGACCGCAAGGAAGCGGCACGCGTCGCCCGGCAGAAGCAGGCGGAGGCGCGCGAGAAGGCGCGCATCGGCATGGCGGCCGGCGACGACCGCTACCTGACCGCACGCGACCGCGGACCCCAGCGCCGGTACGTGCGCGACTATGTCGACGCCCGGTTCTCGATCGGCGAGTTCCTCATCCCGGTGATGCTGATCGTCATCATCCTGACGTTCCTGCCGTGGCCGGAGATGCAGGTCTACGGCCTCTTCGCGCTCTGGGGCTTCTTCCTGATCGCGGTCATCGACTGCATCGCGCTCGGCTTCCTGGTGCGCAGGCGCATCGGCGCCAAGTTCGGCGCGACGAAGGTGGAGCGCGGCCTGCGCTGGTACGCCGCGATGCGCGCTCTGCAGCTGCGGGTCATGCGCCTGCCGAAGCCGCAGGTCAAGCGCGGCCAGTTCCCGAGCTGA
- a CDS encoding ribonuclease HI family protein, with the protein MAIVAAADGSALGNPGPAGWAWYVDDDHWSAGGWPHGTNNQGELMAVIDLLEATAHLGDDLHIFCDSQYVINAVTKWMPGWKRKGWRKADGAPVLNRELLERLDRALQGRSYRFEWVKGHAGHELNEAADERARAVALAYQKGDPIPIGPGWPGRAAVAEEPAPAAAAATAAPAAAVAAPAPQDASVELDLFDDLAAEETDEQVVARLERELLEPTVRSDASRLAELLHPSFEEIGRSGRLWGRDALISELAVDDDPAAAMELLAVDRVAPETLLLTARTTDARGATLRSSLWVRSSGRWRLRFHQGTPEA; encoded by the coding sequence ATGGCGATCGTCGCGGCGGCGGACGGCTCCGCCCTCGGCAACCCCGGCCCGGCCGGCTGGGCCTGGTACGTGGACGACGACCACTGGTCGGCGGGAGGCTGGCCGCACGGCACCAACAACCAGGGCGAGCTCATGGCGGTCATCGACCTGCTGGAGGCGACCGCCCACCTCGGCGACGACCTGCACATCTTCTGCGACAGCCAGTATGTGATCAACGCGGTGACCAAGTGGATGCCGGGCTGGAAGCGCAAGGGCTGGCGCAAGGCCGACGGCGCCCCCGTCCTGAACCGCGAGCTGCTGGAGCGCCTCGACCGCGCCCTGCAGGGCCGGAGCTACCGGTTCGAGTGGGTCAAGGGACACGCCGGTCATGAGCTGAACGAGGCGGCGGACGAGCGGGCGCGCGCCGTCGCCCTCGCGTACCAGAAGGGCGACCCCATCCCGATCGGCCCGGGGTGGCCCGGTCGGGCGGCCGTCGCCGAGGAGCCGGCACCCGCTGCCGCTGCGGCCACTGCCGCACCCGCTGCGGCCGTCGCCGCCCCCGCGCCGCAGGACGCCTCCGTCGAACTCGACCTCTTCGACGACCTCGCCGCCGAGGAGACGGACGAGCAGGTCGTCGCGCGATTGGAGCGCGAGCTGCTGGAGCCCACGGTCCGCTCGGATGCCTCCCGGCTCGCCGAGCTGCTGCATCCCTCGTTCGAGGAGATCGGGCGTTCGGGCCGGTTGTGGGGCCGGGATGCGCTGATCTCCGAGCTGGCCGTCGACGACGACCCGGCCGCGGCGATGGAGCTGCTGGCCGTCGACCGCGTCGCGCCAGAGACGCTGCTGCTCACCGCACGGACGACGGATGCGCGCGGCGCGACCCTGCGGAGCTCCCTCTGGGTGCGCAGCTCGGGCCGCTGGCGCCTACGCTTCCACCAGGGGACGCCGGAGGCGTAG